Proteins from a genomic interval of Paenibacillus sp. FSL R5-0623:
- a CDS encoding S-layer homology domain-containing protein, with protein MKKVTQLLLSGALVLGMFSFTGSANAAVPSFKDVPASHWAKASIDAAVSKGYFKGYSDGTFKPGATVTRAEFAALLSRVSKGTPESEQANAFRDLTGHWSEAEVNRAVSLGFLKASDYPNGFKPSTALTREEMAKWLSSGLAAQNEDFKQALKDTDTENTLVPVAEFYKGGLKKAAYPYVSVALGTGLMAGYPDGTFGPGKTTTRAEAAVILSRYQQVQESKADSYRDLNEMREVGLTGTNLTSATLYRYSMREDGTDTSFDHVIGKKVKLRNNLGTITAHRMIVADAYSETKVQNLYGKMFIDRNYSNPIRDPYFEAFMEVTVTPNGNNLRNLAFVQAVGDIFTTVSNFNSGTTKTYGISNLPVEEYVDSGFFKQGVPRTFWMNFLLRRSAGTSNQSVEAFVVDKDTSTFFRIP; from the coding sequence TTGAAAAAAGTAACACAATTATTACTAAGCGGTGCGCTGGTCCTTGGAATGTTTTCTTTTACCGGAAGTGCAAATGCAGCAGTTCCCTCATTTAAAGACGTGCCTGCCAGCCATTGGGCGAAAGCTTCCATCGATGCTGCTGTGTCCAAGGGTTATTTTAAAGGCTACAGTGATGGGACGTTTAAGCCTGGAGCAACGGTAACACGTGCGGAATTTGCGGCATTGTTGTCCCGTGTATCCAAAGGAACTCCTGAGTCGGAGCAAGCGAATGCATTTCGGGATTTGACAGGTCATTGGAGTGAAGCAGAAGTAAACCGTGCGGTATCGCTCGGCTTTTTGAAAGCTTCGGATTATCCGAACGGATTTAAACCTAGCACGGCATTGACACGGGAAGAAATGGCCAAGTGGCTCAGTTCAGGTCTTGCCGCACAAAACGAAGACTTCAAGCAAGCGTTAAAAGATACAGATACAGAGAACACGTTAGTGCCTGTAGCTGAGTTCTACAAAGGTGGTTTAAAGAAGGCGGCCTATCCGTATGTCTCGGTTGCATTAGGGACTGGTTTAATGGCTGGCTACCCTGATGGAACATTTGGTCCAGGGAAAACGACGACACGAGCAGAGGCTGCTGTGATTTTGTCTCGTTACCAACAGGTGCAAGAAAGTAAGGCAGATTCGTACAGAGATTTAAATGAAATGCGGGAAGTAGGTCTGACAGGTACAAATTTAACTTCTGCTACATTATATAGATACTCCATGAGAGAGGATGGAACCGATACGAGTTTTGATCATGTGATTGGAAAAAAAGTGAAGCTACGAAATAATTTAGGAACGATAACGGCCCATCGTATGATTGTGGCAGATGCGTATTCCGAGACGAAGGTTCAAAATTTATATGGGAAAATGTTTATTGATAGAAATTATTCAAATCCTATCCGCGATCCATACTTTGAGGCGTTTATGGAAGTCACGGTAACTCCGAATGGGAATAACTTAAGGAATTTAGCGTTTGTTCAAGCTGTAGGAGATATCTTTACAACTGTAAGTAATTTCAACAGCGGGACTACCAAAACATATGGGATTAGCAACTTGCCAGTGGAGGAGTATGTGGATTCTGGGTTCTTTAAACAAGGTGTGCCTCGTACCTTTTGGATGAATTTTCTCTTGAGAAGGTCAGCAGGCACGTCTAACCAGTCCGTGGAAGCGTTTGTAGTTGATAAAGATACAAGCACGTTTTTTAGAATTCCATGA
- a CDS encoding immunity 22 family protein produces the protein MEKEGFVSLWLGNVQSSEELDRLLAVSYSDEGDFVPSIFAKHFNIRRYDDAVREAEYYEEASDDLNQLLEGFSYDDEIAPRFTALVQEGLTNDFNAIVLLYNFEYTGEIVEATTQSNYFRFLGVVKYG, from the coding sequence ATGGAAAAGGAAGGTTTCGTATCTTTGTGGCTAGGTAATGTTCAATCTTCTGAGGAGTTGGATAGATTACTTGCTGTTTCTTATTCAGATGAAGGTGATTTTGTTCCATCCATATTTGCAAAGCACTTTAACATTCGTAGATATGATGATGCTGTAAGAGAAGCAGAGTATTATGAAGAAGCAAGTGATGACTTGAATCAATTACTTGAAGGGTTCTCTTATGATGATGAAATTGCACCAAGATTTACTGCCCTAGTGCAAGAAGGTTTGACGAATGATTTTAATGCAATAGTTTTATTGTATAATTTTGAATACACTGGGGAAATTGTCGAAGCAACCACTCAATCGAATTACTTCAGGTTCTTAGGTGTGGTAAAATATGGATAG
- a CDS encoding RHS repeat-associated core domain-containing protein encodes MKLEVSLSDLKRTSKSLNGAADEMGDLRADLNRSMNSLSYKTLSQGGVQSTFTHLMRELDGLQSKLELLSELTRRKREEYEQADREGKKFNWGKLASFLTFALGTVLDFLPVVGNVKGIIEAITGRDLLTGEKLAWYERGLAVLGPLGKGANKAASLFKYADEALELTGKTVKHADDAADAAKTVGRNADEAIDAVPTSTNKAGVPGNSTREAGEDVAGATPKSTKAGEAPAGSRDTGDAPMASNKPTGKADDAPGDAGSTRHDTGLTDAEKAAAAAGTAAGTGSAAAASMIKKTPGGSAPKGVDAPGAPKSKDIETSSQSPSTGRTTETQNVTKSNKESCPGDPIHAATGYQFMNHDILTLHGATDWPLTLTYHSGLLQRGELGPAWTHQYGLRLHVQSSFQDSAEHAPAVDVYWTAGRQNQFIYQADGTYRSSDLDVYWDVLEREDEGWKLTTREPREIYRFTEEGQLLSHTQSSGLTLDMSYQAAGRLTTLTDRATQRSLHLDYTSTGELKEVKDALRRVTFEYSPKGVLVRVIEPGDVVTDLVSDEDGRLISLTESGILQFTNTFDASYRIVEQTDAAGSKFQFQYDTESHPGQTWTTVTNRLGQTRTLVHDDALQLLEVHAEDGGITRYTYTPQGQMASVTNPLGETTTYVYDEEGHLIREIDPLDQETEYSYTMHHQVARETDAEGGVTSYQYDEQQRLTEVTRPDGSTAKWTYTETGQTATYLDFTGANWTYVYSETGELEHTLDPEGRRLQIGWDEAGRLVELTDAAGSVSRRSYDGADRLTSITDPLGLTWQTVYDAGGQRIRETRPSGASMQYTYTPNGEVATITDALGHTRQYTYDAENRLIAETNALGETTQLSYDAAGRLQTVTDALGHITQYHYDGAGRLVSVIDGEGRTVQQLTYDAAGRPVAWQDGLGHMTRLRFNALHQRVEDTDADGHTRHYRYDAAHRLTEVIQGEGSDEVTYRQTWDGEDRNTSYTDASGNETRLTYDRSGRLLQETNVAGARTAYTYDDRGWLSAKLDAKGQETRYTYDAAGRLIRATDEAGEIVLTYTPDGQVARVLEAEQHEERTYDAAGRVLTRTDGFGHLLQYAYDAAGRMTALTYPDGKVVQYRYQATGELAEVKDWNGRLTRYRYDASGKLIETRRPNGSQEQREYDAAGQLTRLTDTSGQGIRLQQFKYKYSPSGLLLKEENKQYTYDTLKRLRSGAEPGRVVHYMYDPSGNLTSEQVGTSPTENPGSLLTQQQLHYTWDNRLQRIGDYPVEMDANGNLLYATDGSTASAYEYDARNRLVKAGKLKYRYNPQGDRIELAQRGQVTRYVMDDAPELSRVLMELDGEGNVKARYVYGLGLIGREDADGTYLSYHYDLRGSTTLLTDEQNRVTDRYTYGLYGELEQHEGVTSQPFAYNGRDGVMTDANGLYYMRARYYDPKLKRFLNRDVIRGEIQDGQTFNRYAYVNGNPVSYIDPLGLMKCETGGTGNILDSVPSVRNGEFNKWFNSLTPDEFDKVWADPKLRETIKDRLRHPGGLHEWHMVSRADVFKRWGVTSEQIAEMRTLISETKFVNPKGKHGGKGSTKAHNELLEIIDSSTDYGMFKRRLQNWANYRFDGGVDALPNGLKP; translated from the coding sequence GTGAAATTGGAAGTCAGCCTATCTGACCTGAAGCGGACCTCAAAAAGTCTGAACGGAGCCGCGGATGAGATGGGGGATCTGCGTGCGGACCTGAATCGGTCCATGAACAGCCTAAGCTATAAAACTCTCAGCCAAGGTGGGGTACAAAGTACGTTCACCCACCTGATGCGGGAACTGGACGGCTTGCAAAGCAAGCTGGAACTGTTGTCGGAGTTGACCCGTCGCAAACGAGAAGAATATGAACAAGCGGATCGGGAGGGCAAAAAATTCAACTGGGGGAAGCTGGCGAGCTTCCTCACCTTTGCATTGGGAACCGTGCTGGATTTCTTGCCTGTCGTCGGCAATGTGAAAGGCATTATCGAGGCCATTACGGGCCGGGATCTGCTAACGGGAGAGAAGCTTGCATGGTACGAACGAGGTCTTGCCGTGCTGGGACCGCTGGGGAAAGGGGCGAATAAGGCCGCATCCCTCTTCAAGTATGCGGATGAGGCGCTGGAACTGACGGGAAAAACCGTGAAACATGCGGACGACGCTGCAGATGCAGCGAAAACCGTAGGTCGTAACGCGGATGAAGCGATCGACGCCGTGCCAACGAGCACCAACAAGGCGGGAGTGCCCGGGAACTCGACCCGAGAAGCCGGGGAGGATGTGGCCGGAGCGACGCCGAAGTCGACCAAGGCAGGTGAAGCCCCCGCAGGCTCTAGGGATACAGGTGACGCGCCAATGGCAAGTAACAAACCAACGGGCAAAGCAGACGATGCACCTGGCGATGCCGGGTCCACACGCCATGATACAGGACTCACCGATGCCGAGAAAGCAGCGGCTGCAGCAGGAACAGCGGCAGGAACGGGCTCTGCAGCGGCCGCTTCGATGATAAAGAAGACACCCGGAGGTAGTGCTCCGAAAGGCGTAGATGCGCCAGGGGCGCCTAAGTCGAAGGATATCGAAACTTCGTCGCAATCTCCCTCTACAGGGCGAACCACCGAAACGCAGAATGTAACCAAATCCAACAAAGAAAGCTGTCCAGGTGATCCGATCCATGCGGCAACCGGTTATCAGTTTATGAACCATGATATCCTGACGCTGCATGGGGCTACCGATTGGCCCTTGACCTTGACCTACCACTCAGGCCTGCTGCAACGAGGGGAACTGGGACCTGCCTGGACGCACCAATACGGACTGCGATTGCATGTTCAATCGTCGTTTCAAGATTCAGCTGAGCACGCGCCTGCCGTGGACGTCTATTGGACAGCAGGACGTCAAAACCAATTCATCTATCAAGCCGATGGAACCTATCGAAGTTCAGATCTCGATGTGTATTGGGACGTGCTCGAACGGGAAGATGAGGGTTGGAAACTGACAACGCGTGAGCCGCGTGAGATCTATCGATTTACCGAAGAAGGACAACTGCTCAGTCACACGCAATCCAGTGGCCTAACCCTGGACATGTCTTATCAGGCAGCGGGACGCCTGACGACCCTAACCGATCGGGCAACCCAGCGATCCTTGCATCTGGACTATACCTCGACAGGCGAACTGAAAGAAGTGAAGGATGCCCTGCGGCGTGTAACATTTGAATATAGCCCGAAGGGCGTATTGGTTCGCGTGATCGAGCCGGGTGATGTAGTAACCGACTTGGTTTCGGATGAGGATGGACGGTTGATCTCCCTGACGGAGAGTGGCATCCTCCAGTTCACGAACACCTTCGATGCATCTTACCGAATTGTGGAGCAGACGGATGCGGCCGGAAGTAAATTCCAGTTCCAGTATGATACCGAGAGTCATCCGGGGCAGACGTGGACCACTGTGACCAATCGGCTGGGTCAGACACGAACCCTCGTGCATGATGACGCCTTGCAGCTCCTCGAAGTGCATGCCGAAGATGGCGGTATTACACGTTATACCTACACGCCGCAGGGACAGATGGCCAGTGTCACCAACCCACTGGGCGAAACAACAACGTATGTCTACGATGAAGAGGGACATCTGATTCGTGAAATCGATCCCTTGGATCAGGAAACGGAATATAGCTATACCATGCACCACCAAGTCGCGCGTGAAACGGATGCCGAAGGTGGTGTAACCAGCTACCAGTACGATGAACAACAACGACTGACCGAAGTGACCCGTCCCGATGGCAGTACAGCCAAGTGGACTTACACCGAAACCGGGCAAACCGCCACGTATCTGGACTTTACGGGTGCCAACTGGACCTATGTTTACAGCGAGACAGGCGAGCTGGAGCATACGCTCGATCCGGAAGGTCGACGTTTACAGATTGGCTGGGATGAAGCCGGCCGACTGGTCGAACTGACGGATGCCGCGGGAAGTGTGAGTCGCCGGAGCTACGATGGTGCAGATCGCCTGACATCCATCACTGATCCGCTGGGCCTCACGTGGCAGACCGTGTATGATGCTGGTGGGCAGCGCATTCGCGAGACGCGTCCGTCCGGGGCCTCCATGCAGTATACGTATACGCCGAACGGGGAAGTGGCGACTATCACCGATGCGCTCGGTCACACTCGGCAATATACGTATGATGCCGAAAACAGGCTGATTGCCGAGACGAATGCACTGGGCGAAACCACGCAGCTCTCCTATGATGCCGCAGGTCGATTGCAGACCGTGACCGATGCGCTAGGACACATCACGCAGTATCACTATGATGGCGCAGGTCGCCTGGTGTCCGTCATCGATGGCGAAGGCCGGACGGTCCAGCAACTGACCTATGATGCGGCTGGTCGTCCCGTGGCATGGCAGGATGGACTTGGACACATGACGCGGCTGCGGTTCAATGCCCTCCATCAACGCGTCGAAGATACTGACGCGGATGGTCATACCCGCCATTATCGCTACGATGCCGCGCACCGTCTGACCGAAGTCATTCAAGGCGAAGGGTCAGATGAAGTGACCTATCGCCAGACATGGGATGGGGAAGATCGGAATACGAGCTACACCGATGCCAGTGGAAACGAGACCCGTCTAACGTATGACCGCAGCGGTCGCTTGCTACAGGAAACGAATGTGGCAGGCGCACGGACGGCGTATACGTATGATGACCGCGGCTGGCTAAGTGCCAAGCTGGATGCCAAAGGACAAGAAACCCGATATACGTATGATGCCGCGGGCCGCCTGATCCGTGCCACGGATGAAGCCGGGGAAATCGTGCTGACCTACACGCCGGATGGACAGGTGGCGCGTGTGCTGGAAGCCGAGCAGCATGAGGAACGAACCTACGATGCGGCAGGCCGAGTGCTTACCCGAACCGATGGGTTTGGGCATCTCCTGCAATATGCGTATGATGCCGCGGGCCGGATGACGGCACTGACCTATCCGGATGGCAAAGTGGTGCAGTATCGTTACCAAGCCACGGGTGAACTGGCTGAAGTGAAGGACTGGAACGGTCGCCTGACCCGGTACCGCTATGATGCAAGCGGGAAGCTCATCGAGACTCGGCGCCCGAACGGCAGCCAGGAGCAGCGGGAATACGATGCCGCTGGCCAACTGACTCGCCTGACGGATACGAGTGGACAAGGCATTCGTTTACAGCAATTCAAGTACAAATACAGCCCAAGCGGCTTGCTGCTGAAGGAAGAAAACAAACAGTATACGTATGATACCTTGAAACGTCTGCGCAGTGGCGCCGAGCCAGGACGTGTTGTACACTACATGTATGATCCATCGGGGAACCTGACGAGTGAACAGGTCGGGACATCCCCAACGGAAAACCCGGGCAGTTTGCTGACACAACAGCAGCTACACTACACCTGGGACAATCGCCTACAGCGTATAGGGGATTATCCCGTAGAGATGGATGCCAATGGTAACCTGCTGTATGCCACGGATGGCAGCACCGCTTCCGCGTACGAATACGATGCCCGTAACCGACTGGTGAAGGCTGGCAAGCTGAAATATCGGTACAACCCGCAAGGCGACCGGATTGAACTCGCGCAGCGAGGCCAAGTGACTCGCTACGTCATGGACGATGCGCCTGAACTGAGCCGGGTGCTGATGGAGCTGGATGGCGAGGGCAACGTCAAAGCCCGTTATGTGTACGGGCTGGGGCTCATCGGACGCGAAGATGCAGATGGCACGTATCTGAGCTACCACTACGATCTGCGCGGCAGTACAACTCTCCTGACAGATGAGCAGAACCGGGTGACGGATCGCTATACGTACGGACTGTACGGCGAACTGGAGCAGCATGAAGGCGTCACCTCGCAGCCGTTTGCGTACAATGGGCGAGACGGGGTCATGACCGATGCGAACGGATTGTATTACATGCGAGCGCGGTATTATGATCCCAAACTGAAGCGTTTCCTGAACCGGGACGTGATCCGCGGTGAAATTCAGGACGGACAGACGTTTAACCGCTATGCGTATGTCAACGGGAATCCGGTAAGTTACATTGACCCGTTGGGGTTGATGAAGTGTGAGACTGGGGGGACGGGGAATATCCTTGATTCTGTTCCGTCAGTTAGAAATGGTGAGTTTAATAAGTGGTTCAATTCCTTAACTCCCGATGAATTTGATAAAGTGTGGGCAGATCCTAAACTAAGAGAAACTATTAAAGACCGACTTAGACATCCTGGAGGGTTACATGAGTGGCATATGGTATCAAGAGCAGATGTCTTTAAAAGATGGGGAGTCACGAGTGAGCAGATTGCTGAAATGCGAACACTTATTAGCGAGACCAAGTTTGTAAATCCTAAAGGTAAACATGGTGGTAAGGGCTCAACAAAAGCACATAATGAATTGTTGGAAATTATTGATTCTTCTACTGATTATGGCATGTTTAAAAGAAGATTACAAAACTGGGCAAATTATAGATTTGACGGTGGCGTAGATGCTTTGCCTAATGGATTAAAACCTTAG